One Borreliella afzelii genomic window carries:
- a CDS encoding complement regulator-acquiring protein: MTKTKSDIIKLNIITTILALICISCAPINKIDPKPKKHTNAKEKTQNLFQESKDLAPLNQESKDLAPLNQESKDLAPSNQESKDLETILLELEAIGKKLEAQKKQEDEGIAKITAEQSDFLDTFKIGPLELVVKENQIEMKRIIYSSLNYETKKIKTLEEILEKLKKKSTNNQILGRFIHHISWSIQFRLNQHLKVIKDELLTLSQKEAEELLINVKSDLILKQRFKKTLNETIAAYNKNSESIKTNEDKLAAHMNENYEEFTSLKPI, from the coding sequence TTGACAAAAACTAAATCAGATATAATTAAGCTTAATATAATTACAACAATATTAGCTTTAATTTGCATTTCATGCGCGCCTATTAATAAAATTGATCCTAAACCAAAAAAACACACCAATGCAAAAGAAAAAACCCAAAATTTATTTCAAGAATCTAAAGATCTAGCACCTTTAAATCAAGAATCTAAAGATCTAGCACCTTTAAATCAAGAATCTAAAGATCTAGCACCTTCAAATCAAGAATCTAAAGATCTAGAAACTATACTCTTGGAATTAGAAGCAATTGGTAAGAAGTTAGAAGCTCAAAAAAAGCAAGAAGACGAAGGAATAGCTAAAATTACTGCCGAACAATCTGATTTCCTGGATACTTTTAAAATTGGTCCTCTTGAACTTGTTGTAAAAGAGAATCAAATAGAAATGAAAAGAATAATTTACTCATCTTTAAATTACGAAACAAAAAAAATAAAGACATTAGAAGAAATTCTTGAAAAACTTAAAAAAAAATCTACAAACAATCAAATACTCGGAAGATTTATTCATCACATATCATGGAGTATTCAATTCCGCCTAAACCAACATTTAAAAGTAATAAAAGATGAATTGCTTACTCTAAGCCAAAAAGAAGCCGAGGAATTACTAATCAACGTAAAATCCGACTTAATACTAAAACAAAGGTTTAAAAAAACCTTAAACGAAACTATTGCGGCTTACAATAAAAATTCAGAAAGCATTAAAACTAATGAGGATAAACTAGCAGCCCATATGAATGAAAATTACGAAGAATTTACTTCTTTAAAACCCATCTAA
- a CDS encoding complement regulator-acquiring protein: MKKTKPDIIKLNILTIILTLIFISCDVNKIDSESKNKTNPKENTKNLLNESQNLKTSHQKSLEEKDPISKLKEIGKKLKTQEEKDTAEIATIDTAQFDFLGSLKTQRYKDLSENEEMNIKRIIYSSLNYEIEKIKTLKEIIEKLKENSEHQKILERFLYSISLIIQSQLNAGLEKIKNKLNTLTQKNYKAILMEIEYSLKLKENFGKALNKTVEEYNQDLANIKTNKEALVKHMDENYTNLNSFKPTN; this comes from the coding sequence TTGAAAAAAACTAAACCAGATATAATTAAGCTTAATATTCTTACAATAATATTAACTTTAATTTTCATCTCATGTGACGTTAATAAAATCGATTCAGAATCAAAAAACAAAACCAATCCAAAAGAAAACACTAAAAATCTTTTAAATGAATCTCAAAATCTAAAAACTTCACATCAAAAATCTCTAGAAGAAAAAGATCCAATCTCAAAATTAAAAGAAATTGGCAAAAAATTGAAAACTCAAGAAGAAAAAGACACTGCAGAAATAGCTACAATTGATACTGCACAATTTGATTTCCTAGGTTCTTTAAAAACTCAACGCTATAAAGATCTTAGCGAAAATGAAGAAATGAATATAAAAAGAATAATTTACTCATCTTTAAATTACGAAATCGAAAAAATAAAAACATTAAAAGAAATTATTGAAAAACTTAAAGAAAATTCTGAACACCAAAAGATACTTGAAAGATTCCTTTACTCCATATCACTAATTATTCAATCCCAACTAAATGCGGGGCTAGAAAAAATAAAAAATAAATTAAACACCTTAACCCAAAAAAATTATAAGGCAATACTAATGGAAATAGAATATAGCTTAAAGCTAAAAGAAAACTTTGGAAAAGCCTTAAACAAAACTGTTGAGGAGTATAATCAAGATTTGGCAAACATTAAAACCAATAAGGAAGCACTAGTAAAACATATGGATGAAAATTACACCAACCTTAATTCTTTTAAGCCTACTAATTAA
- a CDS encoding complement regulator-acquiring protein: MKKNDLILTNIVIPILLLCSCSLFQGTITERISTEIKRFKEKVEQYKDKTEDSDQFGMKYSVFNIDKSALKLAKLNSDSKKNERLLFYSSLDYNKARIVNFGKILTQLYKQQQYHQLIEEVVEIGYFSIQKTLEETILKIFDDKDELKNLGKENLKTLETAIKELFKIKQNWIKKVDEIILNYNENLEKIKENANSLAEHISHKINPEEYDATAEITKIKEILNPNYNLPTLTIPGNQN; the protein is encoded by the coding sequence TTGAAAAAAAATGATTTAATATTAACTAATATTGTCATTCCAATACTTCTTTTGTGCTCTTGCAGCTTATTTCAAGGAACAATAACTGAAAGAATATCCACAGAAATAAAAAGATTTAAAGAAAAAGTAGAACAATATAAAGACAAAACTGAAGACTCTGATCAATTTGGAATGAAATATTCAGTCTTTAATATTGATAAGAGTGCCCTTAAGCTTGCAAAGCTCAACTCAGACTCAAAAAAAAATGAAAGACTGCTATTTTACTCTTCTCTAGATTACAATAAAGCAAGAATTGTAAACTTTGGGAAAATACTCACACAACTTTACAAACAGCAACAATACCATCAACTAATTGAAGAGGTTGTTGAAATAGGATATTTTAGCATTCAAAAAACCCTTGAAGAGACGATTTTAAAAATATTTGATGATAAAGATGAATTAAAAAATCTGGGCAAAGAAAACCTAAAAACTCTTGAGACTGCAATAAAAGAACTTTTTAAAATCAAACAAAATTGGATCAAAAAGGTAGACGAGATTATTCTCAACTATAACGAAAATTTAGAAAAAATTAAAGAAAACGCAAACAGCTTGGCAGAACATATTAGCCATAAAATTAACCCGGAAGAATATGATGCAACAGCTGAAATTACAAAAATAAAAGAAATATTAAATCCTAATTATAATTTGCCAACTTTAACAATACCTGGAAATCAAAATTAA
- a CDS encoding complement regulator-acquiring protein: protein MKKYKLGFIKLTAIILFLCSCNSIGSKQELAEKIEKIIEPVVEKIESDNKEEELEFDERETIFAIIQKNDELSKDYRRQFYSSLGYNKIRITSIIKIFYKAIEIEKDITKKLELVPLIKLIIDRGSLFVQNPVETAILEINQRKDDLINFNNKEKLNNIKNKINKILGMQQQWMKNIDRIIITYNDDTTLQTNSEELEAYLKTTYEDILKPDSNEIYDLMIEIGRELQENL, encoded by the coding sequence TTGAAAAAATACAAATTAGGGTTTATTAAACTTACAGCAATAATATTATTTTTGTGTTCATGTAATTCAATTGGCTCAAAACAAGAACTTGCCGAGAAAATAGAAAAAATAATAGAACCCGTAGTAGAAAAAATAGAAAGCGACAACAAAGAAGAAGAATTGGAATTTGATGAAAGAGAAACTATTTTTGCGATTATTCAAAAAAACGATGAACTTTCCAAAGATTACAGAAGACAGTTTTATTCATCTCTTGGGTACAATAAAATAAGAATTACAAGCATAATAAAAATTTTTTATAAAGCTATAGAAATAGAAAAAGATATAACAAAAAAGCTTGAACTTGTACCTTTGATCAAGTTAATAATCGACAGAGGATCACTTTTTGTTCAAAATCCAGTAGAAACTGCTATTCTTGAAATAAATCAAAGAAAAGATGATCTTATTAACTTTAATAACAAAGAAAAATTAAACAACATTAAAAATAAAATCAACAAAATTCTGGGAATGCAGCAACAATGGATGAAAAATATAGATAGGATTATTATCACTTACAATGATGATACAACTCTTCAAACCAATAGCGAAGAATTAGAAGCTTACCTAAAAACAACCTATGAAGATATATTAAAACCGGATTCAAATGAAATTTACGATTTAATGATAGAAATTGGAAGAGAATTGCAAGAAAACTTATAA